In the genome of Magnolia sinica isolate HGM2019 chromosome 2, MsV1, whole genome shotgun sequence, one region contains:
- the LOC131237318 gene encoding uncharacterized protein LOC131237318 has product MNVCACMHICRVFSLIAPSPTSHSFALANILKQTLPRFGIPPAFPSCFAKLCWSSLLFSGLLWQVIRNIHISLSLVKCTLLETFQFIFLVYCISMDILVHYLLPISEIHDHVDPLATGRMIGSYRGFVCFQSLCRQSSEDGCDRYSLKLLKSNVISGLTIASLSIPQMLWDSLEGNGNVIQRRHYIRPCQNHKG; this is encoded by the exons ATGAATGTGTGCGCATGCATGCATATCTGTAGAGTATTTAGCCTCATTGCGCCCTCTCCTACTTCCCATTCTTttgcacttgctaacattttaaAACAGACTCTTCCTCGCTTCGGAATCCCTCCTGCTTTCCCTTCATGCTTTGCAAAGCTATGTTGGAGTTCCTTGCTTTTTAGTGGATTGCTTTGGCAGGTGATTCGCAACATTCACATTTCCCTGAGTCTGGTAAAATGCACACTGTTGGAAacttttcaatttatctttctgGTTTACTGCATAAGCATGGACATTTTGGTTCACTATTTGCTTCCCATTTCAGAAATTCATGATCATGTGGATCCCCTTGCCACAGGAAGAATGATAGGATCCTACCGGGGCTTTGTATG TTTTCAATCTCTGTGTCGGCAATCTTCTGAAGATGGTTGTG ACCGTTACAGTCTGAAGCTGCTGAAATCTAATGTTATCTCAGGCCTCACCATTGCAAGCCTGTCAATCCCACAG ATGTTGTGGGATTCACTCGAAGGCAATGGGAATGTCATACAAAGAAGACATTACATCAGACCTTGTCAAAACCACAAAGGCTGA